The Primulina tabacum isolate GXHZ01 chromosome 7, ASM2559414v2, whole genome shotgun sequence genome includes a window with the following:
- the LOC142550910 gene encoding protein NRT1/ PTR FAMILY 8.2-like isoform X2, which produces MVPYLAREMHQPVPNAATHVTDWIGAAYVLTLLGAFLADAYLGRFLTIIIFSCIYAFGMVLLTFSASIDNLRPPHCTKKPCIPASTSQTAFLYCALTLIALGTGGIKPCVSSFGADQFDESDRNEAHKKYSFFNWFFFAINMGALAGITLLVYIQVEFGWTWGFGIPTASMLGSIFILAVGLTKYRYQKPMGSAFTRFGQVIVASVRNHVRGVEVGRVDHLYEVNTRESAIFGARKLAHTEQYRFLDKAAVITNPECNTMNQWKLCTVTQVEEFKSFVRILPVWATTIALAISFAQLSTFFIVQANFMNRKLGPHFEIPASSTPVFSAINALILVPIYEKLIVPSLRAKTGHPRGITSLQRMGIGLSVSIFAMVSAALVERKRRENPSVVSVFWLFPQCFLIGTAEVFTYVGQLEFFYDEATDGTRSISSAMFLCEIGIGSWLSTAIVKIVEKTTGGVKTGWLRDDLNQSKLDYFYWILTGINCVNFLVYQCVAKWYKGRNGGCGSVRDESLVTESAGKNNDMVEFRSNK; this is translated from the exons ATGGTTCCCTACTTAGCACGTGAAATGCATCAGCCTGTCCCCAATGCTGCTACACACGTAACAGATTGGATTGGAGCAGCCTATGTTCTTACATTGCTTGGAGCCTTTCTTGCTGATGCATATTTGGGACGTTTCCTGACCATCATAATCTTTTCTTGCATCTACGCTTTT GGAATGGTTTTGCTTACCTTTTCAGCCTCCATAGACAACTTAAGACCACCTCACTGCACGAAAAAGCCCTGCATTCCTGCATCCACCAGCCAAACAGCCTTCCTGTACTGTGCCTTGACGCTTATCGCCCTTGGGACTGGAGGCATCAAGCCATGCGTCTCCTCATTTGGCGCAGACCAGTTTGATGAATCTGATAGAAATGAAGCACATAAAAAATACAGCTTCTTCAACTGGTTTTTCTTTGCTATAAACATGGGAGCACTTGCAGGGATAACCCTTTTGGTGTACATACAAGTAGAGTTCGGATGGACTTGGGGATTTGGGATTCCAACGGCATCAATGTTGGGTTCAATCTTTATCTTGGCTGTTGGTTTGACAAAGTATCGGTATCAGAAGCCGATGGGAAGTGCTTTTACACGATTTGGTCAAGTGATTGTGGCTTCTGTGAGGAATCATGTTAGAGGCGTCGAAGTGGGGCGAGTTGATCATCTGTATGAGGTGAACACCAGAGAATCTGCCATTTTTGGTGCACGGAAGCTTGCTCACACTGAACAATACAG ATTTCTTGATAAAGCAGCTGTGATAACAAACCCGGAGTGCAACACCATGAATCAATGGAAACTTTGTACTGTAACACAAGTAGAAGAATTCAAATCTTTTGTCCGAATCCTACCCGTTTGGGCAACAACAATCGCCCTCGCCATCTCCTTTGCACAGCTCTCCACGTTTTTCATCGTCCAGGCCAACTTCATGAACAGAAAACTTGGGCCTCATTTCGAAATCCCGGCAAGCTCCACCCCGGTTTTCAGTGCCATAAATGCACTGATATTGGTACCTATATACGAAAAGCTCATCGTCCCATCTCTCCGTGCCAAAACAGGCCATCCAAGGGGAATCACCTCATTGCAGAGAATGGGGATCGGCCTGTCTGTCTCCATCTTCGCCATGGTTTCAGCCGCATTGGTTGAAAGAAAACGCAGAGAAAATCCTTCCGTGGTCAGCGTTTTCTGGCTTTTCCCACAGTGTTTCCTCATCGGGACAGCAGAAGTTTTCACATATGTGGGACAGCTCGAATTCTTCTACGACGAGGCTACGGATGGGACAAGAAGCATAAGCAGCGCCATGTTTCTGTGCGAGATTGGGATCGGAAGTTGGCTGAGTACCGCCATTGTCAAGATCGTAGAGAAAACCACAGGAGGGGTGAAAACAGGGTGGCTGAGGGATGATCTTAATCAAAGCAAGCTCGACTACTTTTACTGGATTTTGACAGGGATAAACTGTGTGAATTTCTTGGTGTATCAGTGTGTTGCAAAATGGTATAAGGGGAGAAATGGAGGATGTGGGAGTGTGAGAGATGAATCGCTTGTGACTGAATCGGctggcaaaaataatgatatggTGGAATTTCGGAGTAACAAATGA
- the LOC142550910 gene encoding protein NRT1/ PTR FAMILY 8.2-like isoform X1 — MYLFFGAVNEVAERLAFFAIAVSMVPYLAREMHQPVPNAATHVTDWIGAAYVLTLLGAFLADAYLGRFLTIIIFSCIYAFGMVLLTFSASIDNLRPPHCTKKPCIPASTSQTAFLYCALTLIALGTGGIKPCVSSFGADQFDESDRNEAHKKYSFFNWFFFAINMGALAGITLLVYIQVEFGWTWGFGIPTASMLGSIFILAVGLTKYRYQKPMGSAFTRFGQVIVASVRNHVRGVEVGRVDHLYEVNTRESAIFGARKLAHTEQYRFLDKAAVITNPECNTMNQWKLCTVTQVEEFKSFVRILPVWATTIALAISFAQLSTFFIVQANFMNRKLGPHFEIPASSTPVFSAINALILVPIYEKLIVPSLRAKTGHPRGITSLQRMGIGLSVSIFAMVSAALVERKRRENPSVVSVFWLFPQCFLIGTAEVFTYVGQLEFFYDEATDGTRSISSAMFLCEIGIGSWLSTAIVKIVEKTTGGVKTGWLRDDLNQSKLDYFYWILTGINCVNFLVYQCVAKWYKGRNGGCGSVRDESLVTESAGKNNDMVEFRSNK; from the exons ATGTACCTTTTTTTTGGTGCAGTAAATGAGGTAGCTGAGAGGTTGGCATTCTTTGCAATTGCTGTGAGTATGGTTCCCTACTTAGCACGTGAAATGCATCAGCCTGTCCCCAATGCTGCTACACACGTAACAGATTGGATTGGAGCAGCCTATGTTCTTACATTGCTTGGAGCCTTTCTTGCTGATGCATATTTGGGACGTTTCCTGACCATCATAATCTTTTCTTGCATCTACGCTTTT GGAATGGTTTTGCTTACCTTTTCAGCCTCCATAGACAACTTAAGACCACCTCACTGCACGAAAAAGCCCTGCATTCCTGCATCCACCAGCCAAACAGCCTTCCTGTACTGTGCCTTGACGCTTATCGCCCTTGGGACTGGAGGCATCAAGCCATGCGTCTCCTCATTTGGCGCAGACCAGTTTGATGAATCTGATAGAAATGAAGCACATAAAAAATACAGCTTCTTCAACTGGTTTTTCTTTGCTATAAACATGGGAGCACTTGCAGGGATAACCCTTTTGGTGTACATACAAGTAGAGTTCGGATGGACTTGGGGATTTGGGATTCCAACGGCATCAATGTTGGGTTCAATCTTTATCTTGGCTGTTGGTTTGACAAAGTATCGGTATCAGAAGCCGATGGGAAGTGCTTTTACACGATTTGGTCAAGTGATTGTGGCTTCTGTGAGGAATCATGTTAGAGGCGTCGAAGTGGGGCGAGTTGATCATCTGTATGAGGTGAACACCAGAGAATCTGCCATTTTTGGTGCACGGAAGCTTGCTCACACTGAACAATACAG ATTTCTTGATAAAGCAGCTGTGATAACAAACCCGGAGTGCAACACCATGAATCAATGGAAACTTTGTACTGTAACACAAGTAGAAGAATTCAAATCTTTTGTCCGAATCCTACCCGTTTGGGCAACAACAATCGCCCTCGCCATCTCCTTTGCACAGCTCTCCACGTTTTTCATCGTCCAGGCCAACTTCATGAACAGAAAACTTGGGCCTCATTTCGAAATCCCGGCAAGCTCCACCCCGGTTTTCAGTGCCATAAATGCACTGATATTGGTACCTATATACGAAAAGCTCATCGTCCCATCTCTCCGTGCCAAAACAGGCCATCCAAGGGGAATCACCTCATTGCAGAGAATGGGGATCGGCCTGTCTGTCTCCATCTTCGCCATGGTTTCAGCCGCATTGGTTGAAAGAAAACGCAGAGAAAATCCTTCCGTGGTCAGCGTTTTCTGGCTTTTCCCACAGTGTTTCCTCATCGGGACAGCAGAAGTTTTCACATATGTGGGACAGCTCGAATTCTTCTACGACGAGGCTACGGATGGGACAAGAAGCATAAGCAGCGCCATGTTTCTGTGCGAGATTGGGATCGGAAGTTGGCTGAGTACCGCCATTGTCAAGATCGTAGAGAAAACCACAGGAGGGGTGAAAACAGGGTGGCTGAGGGATGATCTTAATCAAAGCAAGCTCGACTACTTTTACTGGATTTTGACAGGGATAAACTGTGTGAATTTCTTGGTGTATCAGTGTGTTGCAAAATGGTATAAGGGGAGAAATGGAGGATGTGGGAGTGTGAGAGATGAATCGCTTGTGACTGAATCGGctggcaaaaataatgatatggTGGAATTTCGGAGTAACAAATGA
- the LOC142551513 gene encoding MFP1 attachment factor 1-like yields the protein MAEAEPQHDATSTADAAAPKHTNVSFSIWPPTERTRDAVRNRLVETLSSTSILSKRYGTLSRDEAVDVAKRIEEEAFESVGETAPTDDDGIEILQVYSKEIGKRMLETVKARSGESGVTAAQPANEPTPKAEEEDAGSTAPPQSEKTESVADDE from the coding sequence ATGGCCGAAGCCGAACCTCAACATGACGCCACAAGCACCGCCGACGCCGCCGCCCCGAAACACACTAATGTTTCTTTCAGCATTTGGCCGCCAACTGAACGCACTCGCGACGCCGTGAGAAACCGCCTTGTCGAAACCCTATCTTCCACCTCCATTCTGTCCAAGCGGTACGGTACCCTTTCACGCGATGAGGCGGTTGATGTGGCCAAGCGTATCGAGGAGGAGGCCTTCGAATCGGTAGGTGAGACGGCTCCTACCGATGATGATGGGATCGAGATTCTTCAGGTTTATTCCAAGGAGATTGGCAAGAGAATGCTGGAGACTGTGAAGGCCAGATCTGGTGAATCGGGGGTTACGGCAGCGCAGCCGGCGAATGAGCCGACCCCCAAGGCTGAGGAGGAGGACGCGGGATCCACGGCTCCGCCTCAGAGTGAGAAAACCGAGTCCGTTGCTGATGACGAATAA